The Fragaria vesca subsp. vesca linkage group LG2, FraVesHawaii_1.0, whole genome shotgun sequence genome includes a window with the following:
- the LOC101299267 gene encoding uncharacterized protein LOC101299267 produces MEKICVAVRLRPPATQDSSGGTFWKVDENRVSLHKVHGTPISGVSYAFDHVFDETCSNSRVYDLLTKDIIHAVVEGFNGTAFAYGQTSSGKTFTMNGSDTDPGIIHRAVRDVFERIHMMSHREFLIRVSYMEIYNEEINDLLAVENQKLQIHESLERGIFVAGLKEEIVSNAEQVLKLLEAGEVNRHFGETNMNARSSRSHTIFRMVIESKEKDINANADVIRVSVLNLVDLAGSERIAKTGAGGVRLKEGKHINKSLMSLGNVINKLSDGAKNRGHIPYRDSKLTRILQPALGGNAKTSIICTIAPEEVHVEETKGTLQFASRAKRITNCAQVNEILTEAALLKRQKQEIEELRKKLQGSHAEVLEQEILKLRNDLLQNELEREKLETELEEERKSKLNNLGSVDTLSDFGGSSCQPQDSGRQSLKEECNDSISKSQGALFTTPSSKAAPNAFVAKRSNYSPLPSFSPLPDAFSNVVDEDTWMKMNKGYIADLDSIQMTPARKVQSFPPSDATPGNSNENHEQEVQNLKRQLELAIEERDDLKRKHDEQVRKHEEQVLLNNQLLSEISELQQEAQLIREIPQRLGECAATCKDIYVDVLSTTQSYISDEKSSVAKLLSSITEIGTSLFTTLEVDFSVPIADQRSWIQEQHKVLSERLSNTVKLLVSSETVNSEDGQARKSQECAMGGDAASWKEKLSNELNTIKERHHDLAKELDSHNQLLKNSKQRYEILETEFQLLKEERDSLHKAASESSERLLLITEQKENIVNYMKEELQRRKDLEEKIKQFSVAFCNRKTSLMSFHNEFKSKVESLKAEYGVSVPKSSNVVQ; encoded by the exons ATGGAGAAGATCTGCGTCGCCGTCCGCCTGAGACCTCCGGCAACTCAAGATTCTTCCGGCGGAACCTTCTGGAAGGTCGACGAGAACCGCGTTTCTCTTCACAAGGTTCACGGCACTCCGATCTCCGGAGTCTCCTACGCTTTCG ACCATGTGTTCGACGAAACGTGCAGCAATTCTAGGGTTTATGATCTTCTTACCAAGGACATAATTCACGCCGTGGTAGAAGGTTTCAATG GAACTGCATTTGCGTATGGGCAGACCAGCAGTGGCAAGACTTTCACCATGAACGGTTCCGATACAGATCCCGGTATCATTCACCGGGCGGTGAGGGACGTGTTTGAGAGAATCCACATG ATGTCACACCGGGAGTTTCTGATTCGAGTTTCATACATGGAGATCTACAACGAAGAAATTAATGACCTTTTGGCTGTAGAGAACCAGAAATTGCAGATTCATGAGAGTTTGGAG CGTGGAATATTTGTTGCCGGCCTCAAAGAGGAGATTGTAAGTAATGCTGAACAGGTTTTGAAGCTGCTTGAAGCCGGAGAAG TTAATAGACACTTTGGAGAAACAAATATGAATGCTCGGAGTAGTAGATCTCACACAATATTCAGAATG GTAATTGAAAGCAAAGAGAAGGACATCAATGCAAATGCTGATGTTATTCGCGTCTCGGTCTTG AATTTGGTTGATTTAGCTGGTTCTGAACGAATTGCTAAAACTGGAGCTGGGGGAGTACGTTTGAAAGAAGGAAAGCACATAAACAAGAGCTTAATGAGTCTTGGTAATGTGATCAACAAACTAAGTGATGGTGCCAAAAACAG GGGTCATATTCCTTATCGTGATAGTAAGCTAACCCGTATACTTCAACCTGCCCTTGGTGGTAATGCAAAAACTTCAATAATATGCACTATAGCACCAGAAGAG GTACATGTTGAGGAAACAAAGGGAACCCTTCAGTTTGCTAGCAGAGCTAAGCGTATCACTAATTGTGCTCAAGTAAACGAG ATCTTGACAGAAGCAGCCTTACTGAAGAGGCAAAAACAAGAGATAGAAGAGCTTCGTAAGAAGCTTCAG GGATCCCATGCTGAGGTGTTAGAGCAGGAGATATTGAAATTGAGAAATGACCTGCTTCAG AATGAACTAGAGCGTGAAAAGCTGGAAACAGAATTGGAAGAGGAGAGGAAATCAAAATTGAACAATCTCGGTAGTGTAGACACACTCTCAGACTTTGGCGGTAGTTCTTGTCAG CCACAAGATTCTGGGAGACAAAGCCTTAAGGAAGAATGTAATGACAGCATCAGTAAATCTCAAGGAGCTCTCTTTACAACCCCCTCTAGCAAGGCAGCTCCTAATGCTTTTGTTGCCAAGAGATCAAATTATTCACCATTGCCTAGTTTTAGCCCCCTTCCAGATGCCTTTAGCAATGTGGTTGATGAAGACACGTGGATGAAAATGAACAAAGGTTACATAGCTGACCTTGATTCCATTCAAATGACTCCTGCAAGAAAAGTTCAATCCTTTCCACCAAGTGATGCAACTCCG GGAAATTCAAATGAGAATCACGAGCAGGAGGTCCAAAATTTGAAGAGGCAATTAGAACTTGCAATTGAAGAAAGAGATGATCTTAAG AGGAAGCATGACGAACAAGTTAGGAAACATGAGGAACAAGTTTTACTGAACAATCAATTATTGTCAGAGATATCTGAGCTCCAACAAGAAGCACAGCTGATTCGAGAAATCCCTCAAAGGCTTGGTGAATGTGCAGCAACTTGCAAAGATATATATGTGGATGTTTTATCAACGACTCAG AGTTATATATCTGATGAAAAATCTTCTGTGGCGAAATTGCTTTCAAGTATAACTGAAATTGGCACAAGCCTATTTACAACTCTAGAAGTCGATTTCTCAGTGCCAATTGCTGACCAAAGATCTTGGATCCAAGAACAGCATAAAGTGCTTTCTGAGAGGTTGAGCAACACAGTTAAATTATTGGTATCATCAGAAACAGTAAACAGTGAGGATGGACAAGCAAGGAAGTCACAG GAATGCGCAATGGGAGGAGATGCTGCCTCTTGGAAGGAAAAACTGAGCAATGAGCTGAACACCATCAAGGAAAGACACCATGACCTGGCAAAAGAGCTAGATTCTCATAACCAGCTTCTGAAGAACTCTAAACAAAGATATGAGATCTTGGAAACTGAGTTTCAGCTGTTGAAGGAAGAAAGGGATTCCTTGCACAAAGCGGCATCTGAATCGTCTGAAAGACTATTACTAATTACTGAGCAGAAGGAAAATATTGTGAATTATATGAAAGAAGAGTTGCAGAGAAGAAAAGATCTTGAAGAAAAAATTAAGCAGTTCAGTGTCGCATTTTGCAATCGGAAGACATCACTTATGTCTTTTCACAATGAGTTCAAGTCTAAAGTTGAGAGCCTGAAAGCCGAATATGGAGTTTCAGTTCCCAAATCTAGTAATGTGGTTCAATAG
- the LOC101298971 gene encoding ocs element-binding factor 1-like has translation MMSAACTSSPLFFTGADEPVQFQCPIQETELIEELLSLLQEGNSKSTSASPNSGSDGSNRGVYSVDERKRRRMTSNRESARRSRGRKKRHLEDLTEEANRLKMENRELKNRLGFVAEKCHVTWRENERLEAESLALWARLSHLNRVLFAMQTLQQSQY, from the coding sequence ATGATGAGTGCTGCATGTACTTCCTCGCCGTTGTTCTTCACCGGCGCCGACGAGCCGGTCCAGTTCCAATGCCCGATCCAAGAGACCGAGCTGATAGAGGAGCTCCTGTCCCTGCTGCAAGAAGGAAACTCAAAATCGACCTCGGCAAGTCCGAACTCCGGTTCGGATGGCTCGAACCGGGGGGTGTACTCGGTGGACGAGAGAAAGAGGAGGCGCATGACCTCGAACCGGGAGTCGGCGAGGCGGTCCAGGGGGAGAAAGAAGAGGCATTTGGAGGACTTGACGGAGGAGGCGAACCGGTTGAAAATGGAGAACCGGGAGCTGAAGAACCGGTTAGGGTTTGTTGCTGAGAAGTGTCACGTAACGTGGAGAGAAAATGAGCGGTTGGAAGCTGAATCCCTAGCTCTGTGGGCTAGACTTTCCCATCTGAACCGGGTTTTATTTGCCATGCAGACGCTGCAGCAGTCACAATATTAA
- the LOC101295482 gene encoding uncharacterized protein LOC101295482 — MASTTTKPVKLGELLREQQEPFVLEAYLFERGCLRKSNSISSSKSLKRSCSWGQNKSKKGTPSFSKLLRSVYNKLVSKNGGSRTENSEKEEGKFDADTEITLPRDCLEDSDGLSSSSSSRTQYESCCDSEKDEAVATVSFQNEDQVSLAVEGTSRISNLCNMKVERKIALLNGETSSKKKQSKEHTSISVLEDRPYHAVPNKVIEESTLSSSLWELLFQPPLEKPKGTSGVPEILEPVIRSNPSPHKSKRMLQQTRQLLFDCVREMTETHAKQMKEQNSTKFLGAEELGKLIYQKLRIWDRQAGNETNIDFLLDSDFEEWNCNEQEEICWKIGDAILEDIVEEICCSPIEFRSS, encoded by the exons ATGGCTTCCACAACAACAAAACCAGTTAAACTTGGAGAGCTACTCAGGGAGCAGCAAGAACCCTTTGTCCTAGAGGCTTACCTATTTGAAAGAGGGTGTCTCAGAAAGAGCAATAGCATTAGTTCAAGCAAGAGTTTAAAGAGATCATGTAGTTGGGGACAAAACAAGAGCAAAAAGGGTACTCCTAGCTTCTCCAAGTTACTGAGATCTGTCTATAACAAGCTTGTTTCCAAAAATGGTGGCTCAAGAACCGAGAATTCCGAAAAAGAAGAGGGTAAGTTTGATGCCGACACTGAGATTACTCTTCCTCGAGATTGCCTTGAAGATTCGGATGGACTTTCTTCTTCTAGTAGCAGCAGAACACAGTACGAATCATGCTGTGATAGTGAAAAAGATGAAGCTGTTGCCACAGTTTCATTCCAGAATGAAGATCAAGTCTCGCTTGCAGTAGAAGGAACTTCTCGAATTTCAAATCTCTGCAATATGAAAGTAGAGAGAAAG ATAGCACTGCTCAACGGGGAAACATCATCGAAGAAGAAGCAGTCTAAGGAACACACCTCAATTTCAGTACTGGAAGATAGACCTTACCATGCAG TACCCAACAAGGTCATCGAGGAATCCACGTTATCATCTTCTCTGTGGGAACTACTTTTCCAGCCACCATTAGAGAAGCCAAAAGGTACTTCTGGAGTTCCAGAAATTCTAGAGCCGGTGATCAGATCAAATCCTTCTCCACACAAATCGAAAAGGATGTTGCAGCAGACAAGGCAGCTTCTGTTTGATTGTGTAAGAGAGATGACAGAAACTCATGCAAAGCAAATGAAAGAGCAGAACAGCACAAAGTTTTTGGGGGCAGAAGAACTAGGAAAGCTGATTTATCAGAAACTAAGGATTTGGGATAGACAGGCTGGGAATGAGACCAACATCGATTTCTTGTTGGACTCAGACTTCGAAGAATGGAATTGTAATGAACAAGAAGAGATTTGTTGGAAAATTGGGGACGCCATTTTGGAGGACATCGTTGAAGAAATTTGTTGCTCTCCCATTGAGTTTAGATCATCTTAG
- the LOC101295191 gene encoding uncharacterized protein LOC101295191 — translation MRTKARRSKQHGTGSRMPRGNFGCVQCGTRSNPCRCKVLGPTLGVVAFAVAAVVEWPVGAVVYIFKHMKGRRIMAHPATHVYPKVSRCIPI, via the coding sequence ATGAGAACCAAAGCAAGAAGAAGCAAGCAGCACGGCACCGGCAGCAGAATGCCTCGTGGTAACTTTGGATGCGTGCAGTGTGGAACGCGCAGCAACCCCTGCCGGTGCAAGGTGCTGGGGCCTACCTTGGGGGTCGTGGCCTTCGCCGTGGCGGCGGTCGTGGAGTGGCCTGTGGGGGCTGTCGTTTACATCTTCAAACACATGAAGGGTCGCCGGATCATGGCTCATCCCGCCACCCATGTCTACCCCAAAGTTTCCAGATGCATTCCCATTTGA